A portion of the Acidobacteriota bacterium genome contains these proteins:
- a CDS encoding 2-oxoacid:acceptor oxidoreductase family protein, with translation MDTEVLMAGFGGQGTLLAGKVLAQASMEEGREVSWLPSYGPEMRGGTANVIVCIASKPIGSPLIERPRGLIVMNLPSMDKFAPKVKPGGVIVINQSLIEKDPHRDDCVVIRVPSRELAQAAGSARAANFVMLGAYIGATGAVSPEAIEHAIAEEFAGGKEKFIPSSVAAFRAGVEAVCPKS, from the coding sequence GTGGACACCGAAGTGCTGATGGCCGGCTTTGGCGGCCAGGGCACGTTGCTGGCCGGCAAGGTGCTGGCCCAGGCGAGCATGGAGGAAGGCCGGGAGGTGAGTTGGCTGCCATCGTACGGACCCGAGATGCGCGGTGGCACGGCCAACGTCATCGTCTGTATCGCGTCGAAACCGATCGGGTCGCCGCTCATTGAACGTCCCCGCGGGCTCATCGTGATGAACCTGCCGTCGATGGACAAGTTCGCGCCGAAGGTGAAGCCGGGCGGCGTGATTGTCATCAATCAGTCGCTCATCGAGAAGGATCCGCACCGGGATGATTGCGTGGTGATTCGCGTGCCGTCGCGCGAACTGGCGCAGGCGGCCGGGTCGGCCCGGGCGGCGAACTTCGTCATGCTGGGCGCGTACATCGGCGCCACGGGCGCCGTCTCGCCCGAGGCCATCGAACACGCGATTGCCGAGGAGTTTGCCGGCGGCAAAGAGAAGTTCATTCCGTCGTCAGTGGCGGCGTTTCGCGCGGGTGTGGAGGCGGTATGTCCAAAGTCCTGA